GTCCGTTGATTTCCCAGAATTCATTATCGAAATCCCAAGTCCCAACCGCAGTCGCTTCAAAATCAATACCAACTTCTCCAAGGATACGGGTATAGCTGCCCGAGTTGTTAACCGTTTGAGCGTAATTCGTCACCATCCCACCAAGCACCGGAGTGGCTGTCAGCCAGTCGTTCAACTCCGTTGGTCGCGTGATTGAGTAGAAAATATTAAGCCGGTCACTTTCCAGTTCATTGATGACTCCATTCGGATCTTTCTCTTCAAGGTGAACGAAATCAGCGTTGAGTCGCTGATAGGCCCCGGTTTCGAAAATCTCAGTTGGCAAGAGATCAAAGGAAATTTCTGGAAAACGCTGGGCAACGACCTCCCAGTCATTCGGCTGGTAGCGCAAAAAGACACCGACGAGGAAATTGTCTCCACGAAAGACACCTTCGGTGAAGTTGTCCGGAACCTGATTGTCAATGAAGAGGCCTGGGCGAAAGTCACGGGTCACTTCCGAATCGCTCCACCAGCTGAGTGTGCTGGTAATATCAAAAACACCATCGTATTCACCCTTATGGCGCCATTCAATGAAGTTACGGCTATGCCCAATAGGGCGCCCCAGTACGTCAACTCCCCGTTCACTGGTCGAACCAGCGTCGTAAATAAAACCAGTGTCAAAACTACCCTTTTGCCAGGTGCCTTCATCTATCTTCCAGTCGTACTCGCCAACTGGTCCACCAAGGAAACCTCGTTTACTGTAACCATCCAGGTTGGCTCCGAGTTTTAGATCCGGAATGACACGCAAAAGGAGTTTGTTCTGCCAGAAAACACCCAGATTTTTCTGATAACCCACATCAGACTTCCAGCGAAAAGGGCTGTCATCTTTGACATTTTGCTCGTAGTAGGGCAACCAGAAGACGGGCACATCACCAACTTGAAAAGTCACGTTTTCCATCTGAAGCGTTTCCTCATCGAGAAGTTCGATTGTCTCAGCTTCCAGATTGATTGCAAATGGGTCAGGCTCTTGAAAGTAAAGTCGGCCTTCGTCCACCACAACATGATCCAGGGTTCCACCGACTTTTTTCCCAGTCATGTAAATCGGATAGCTGCCCATTTTGAAATCTTCACTTAGAAAGCTCTTTTCGAAATAGTTGTAGTCAGCGAAATCTCCCAGAACACGGAAGCCTCCTTTAGTCAGGGTGGCACCATCGCGAACTTTCAAGGTACTCTCATTTTGAGCGAAGATGATCTTGTCTCCACGAACGAGAATATCTCCATGGCTCAGCTCAGCATTACCGGTGGCAACGAGTTCATTGCTCTCAGAGTCAAATTCCTGCTTGTCCGAGCTGAGCTCAGGTAGATTAACTCCATCGGGCAGTTGCGCGTGAGCGAGTCCGAGAAATGCAAAGAAGGTTATGGCCGCGAGGCGGCAGTGTCGAGTCAGGTTCAGCACAGACCAGACGCTAGGACAGACGAGACCCAACGAACAAGGCTAAAAGAAGCGGGATTTTGCAGTGATTGGAAGAGACAGCAAAAAAAGGGTCAATCGCCACTTGCTTCTCTCCCCATAAGCAAATCCATCTTTTTGATCAAACTGATGAAATTGATCGGCTTACTTTCGTAATCATCACAACCTGCAGCCAGGGCTCGTTCCCGATCTCCCTGCATTGCGTGGGCAGTCAAAGCAATCAGTGGAATTGCCTGTGTTTCATCGTCAGACTTAAGTTTTGTCGCAACTGACCAACCGTCCATCCCTGGGAGACTCATATCGAGAAGAATGATATCCGGTTTCTGTATCTGAGCAGCCGTAAGGCCTAATTCACCATCTGATGCAGTCACTATAGAATACCCACGGCGCCTTAAACGACGACTCACCATATCTCTTAGGATACTGTTATCCTCAACGATTAGAACTACCGGCTGGGACATGGCGAAAGAGACTTCAATTCCAGTTGCTCAACTGAAATTGGAGTCTCGGTTGGGGTGAGGTCAGCGGGTAATTCTATCTTGAAGCGCGATCCAACATTTGGCTCGGAGGAAACACTGACATCCCCTCCCATCAATCGGCAGAAACTCCGTGTAATCGCAAGCCCAAGCCCTGTTCCACCGTAACGGCGCGTGGTCGAAGTGTCAGCCTGAGTGAAAGCCTCGAAGATCATCTTGGACTGCTGTTCCGTCATTCCGATTCCAGTATCCTCAACAATGAACTGCACGGAAGGGCGACGGCCTTCAGTTTGATTCCGGTTCACCAGGATGGAGATCTGGCCGTTTTGTGTGAATTTCGCTGCATTCGAGAGCAAATTGAGGAGACATTGCTGGAGCTTTATTTCGTCAGCTACCAAGATACCAATATCCGATACATACTTGATCGTTAGTTGGTTCTGATGGTCTCGGATCAATGGCTGGATAGTTTGTGAGAGGTCATCAATCAGCTGCGCAATATCGATGGGCTCAAGGTGCACCTCCATTTGTCCCGATTCGATCTTAGAAATATCCAGCACTCCATTGATCAGATGCAAGAGGTGCCTGCTGGACTGGGCAATCGTCTCAAGGTCATCGCCATGCCCCTCGATTCCGGCATCTTTTAGCTCCTCCTGAATGAGTTCCGTGTAGCCGGTTATAATACCAAGCGGGGTTCGCAGCTCATGGCTCATGTTGGCCAGAAACTCGTTCTTTACATGATTGGCACGAACTGCATCGATCTGCGCTGCTTTGGCAATCGCTGCCGTCTCTTCGCGCTTCTTAAACTCTTCTTCAACTCTGGCGAGGACGCGATTATACTCTGCTGCAATCTGGCCGACTTCCGTATTCGGTTCAACATAGACATGCTTGTTGAATGTGCCCGCAGATCGCTGAGTATCCATTTCATTAATCAAATCGACGAGTTCGGTTGTTGCTCCATGCTCAGAAACATTAAGCCCCGCATGCTCCTGCTCCGGCGTAACTCGAAGCCTGATGAAATGATTAAGGATTTTAAAAAAAAGCAGAGAGATGCCAAACGTCCAGGCAAAGCAAACTAAGATCCCCTGACATTGTACCCATAGTTGCTCCATTCGAGTAAAACCGGTTCCCCATGCCTCAGGGTTCCCAAACAGCGCAACCGACAAGGTCCCCCATACTCCACAGAAAGCATGCGCCGGGACCGCCCCGACAGCATCATCAATCCGCAATTTTTCCAGCAAAAGTATCCCGCCAAAGCACAAGCCACCTGATATTGATCCAATCAACGCGGCAGATCCGGGTGTGATGACATTGCAGTTCGCGGTAACTCCAACCAGACCACCGATGATCCCGTTCATGATCGCCCAGGTTCTGGGCATGCCATAGTAGGCATAAGCAATCAACATCGCTACCATGCCACCAAATGCCCCAGAGATTATTGTATTGGTAATGATGAGCGGGACATCCTTGTTGATGGCCAAAGTGCTGCCCCCATTGAAGCCAAGCCAACCAAAGAAGAGGATCAATGTCCCTGCGGAAGCAAGCGTGAGGTTATGTCCCTGAATCTTTGACTCACTATTGGTGAAGCGCCCAATTCGCGGCCCGATAACCAACACTCCGGCAAAGGCAACCCACCCGCCGACCGAGTGCACAACAGTCGAACCGGCAAAATCAAGAAAACCTCTTTTCGCCAACCA
The Rubellicoccus peritrichatus DNA segment above includes these coding regions:
- a CDS encoding LPS assembly protein LptD, translating into MLNLTRHCRLAAITFFAFLGLAHAQLPDGVNLPELSSDKQEFDSESNELVATGNAELSHGDILVRGDKIIFAQNESTLKVRDGATLTKGGFRVLGDFADYNYFEKSFLSEDFKMGSYPIYMTGKKVGGTLDHVVVDEGRLYFQEPDPFAINLEAETIELLDEETLQMENVTFQVGDVPVFWLPYYEQNVKDDSPFRWKSDVGYQKNLGVFWQNKLLLRVIPDLKLGANLDGYSKRGFLGGPVGEYDWKIDEGTWQKGSFDTGFIYDAGSTSERGVDVLGRPIGHSRNFIEWRHKGEYDGVFDITSTLSWWSDSEVTRDFRPGLFIDNQVPDNFTEGVFRGDNFLVGVFLRYQPNDWEVVAQRFPEISFDLLPTEIFETGAYQRLNADFVHLEEKDPNGVINELESDRLNIFYSITRPTELNDWLTATPVLGGMVTNYAQTVNNSGSYTRILGEVGIDFEATAVGTWDFDNEFWEINGLRHIFRPVLQYRYIPAAQSGNTLIPQIDRQAAFETYLEPLELGDRRSIDNLYETNAIRLGFENLFQTRYKDGYGSRDLVELDIYEEFRFTTAPAQTVNVPGLPANTIIPAQDTFSDIYTDITINPAYWLQLNFFNRFDPEELTNRQVSSRLRLQDGEEWAFGFGNDYVQDLPGTTINQFVFEADYVINDRNLLRALWRLDADLSELTEQFYAWRTRLGNSWDVEFQVGYLQGATRENDLQFRVRIDLLNF
- the amt gene encoding ammonium transporter; the encoded protein is MRTDPHYTIMVTPETLNIAWILLTAGMVMVMQAGFCLLESGLVRAKNSINVAIKNMADFCVSASVFWLFGFGLMFGSTISSTSGGNYFFFDPGQNEWLLAFFVFQLVFCGTAITIISGAVAERMRFAAYLIVALFVSAIVYPIFGNWAWGGIVGDIDKGWLAKRGFLDFAGSTVVHSVGGWVAFAGVLVIGPRIGRFTNSESKIQGHNLTLASAGTLILFFGWLGFNGGSTLAINKDVPLIITNTIISGAFGGMVAMLIAYAYYGMPRTWAIMNGIIGGLVGVTANCNVITPGSAALIGSISGGLCFGGILLLEKLRIDDAVGAVPAHAFCGVWGTLSVALFGNPEAWGTGFTRMEQLWVQCQGILVCFAWTFGISLLFFKILNHFIRLRVTPEQEHAGLNVSEHGATTELVDLINEMDTQRSAGTFNKHVYVEPNTEVGQIAAEYNRVLARVEEEFKKREETAAIAKAAQIDAVRANHVKNEFLANMSHELRTPLGIITGYTELIQEELKDAGIEGHGDDLETIAQSSRHLLHLINGVLDISKIESGQMEVHLEPIDIAQLIDDLSQTIQPLIRDHQNQLTIKYVSDIGILVADEIKLQQCLLNLLSNAAKFTQNGQISILVNRNQTEGRRPSVQFIVEDTGIGMTEQQSKMIFEAFTQADTSTTRRYGGTGLGLAITRSFCRLMGGDVSVSSEPNVGSRFKIELPADLTPTETPISVEQLELKSLSPCPSR
- a CDS encoding response regulator, translated to MSQPVVLIVEDNSILRDMVSRRLRRRGYSIVTASDGELGLTAAQIQKPDIILLDMSLPGMDGWSVATKLKSDDETQAIPLIALTAHAMQGDRERALAAGCDDYESKPINFISLIKKMDLLMGREASGD